A stretch of Candidatus Symbiobacter mobilis CR DNA encodes these proteins:
- the hpnC gene encoding squalene synthase HpnC: MAAPSPTEQAPAIQHYENFPVASWLCPRSLRPAIRAIYHFARTADDLADEGACASRERLANLAAYRAALEVTATGSPPGGRWQQVWAALAPLLGSGAIPVAPFHALLDAFEQDVVYTATGRRYADDAELLHYCARSANPIGRLLLHLYRVEELDALQQSDQICTALQCINFWQDLRVDIARGRWYPTAAAMDRFGVTDADLAPDSDSVAAACMVAAYVQEARHMMDAGSPLCHRLPGRIGWELRCVVQGGLRILDKIEAMGCMSWRIRPVLTAWDVPVILGRAWGMKKPPLA, encoded by the coding sequence ATGGCTGCCCCATCCCCAACCGAGCAGGCCCCTGCAATCCAGCACTACGAGAACTTCCCCGTTGCGTCGTGGCTTTGCCCCCGTTCCCTGCGCCCAGCAATCCGGGCGATCTACCACTTTGCGCGCACTGCGGACGATCTGGCCGACGAGGGCGCGTGCGCATCCAGGGAACGCCTGGCCAATCTGGCCGCCTACCGTGCGGCCTTGGAAGTCACAGCAACCGGTTCCCCCCCCGGCGGGCGCTGGCAGCAGGTATGGGCGGCGCTTGCGCCGTTGTTGGGTAGCGGGGCCATCCCCGTAGCGCCCTTCCATGCCTTGCTAGATGCCTTCGAGCAAGACGTGGTCTACACCGCGACGGGGCGCAGGTATGCCGACGATGCGGAGTTGTTGCACTATTGCGCCCGGTCTGCGAACCCGATTGGCAGGCTGTTGTTGCACCTGTACCGGGTGGAGGAACTGGACGCATTGCAGCAAAGCGACCAGATTTGCACTGCGTTGCAATGCATCAATTTCTGGCAGGATTTGCGCGTCGACATCGCACGTGGGCGGTGGTACCCCACCGCTGCTGCGATGGATCGTTTTGGCGTGACCGACGCCGACTTGGCCCCCGACAGCGATAGCGTCGCCGCCGCATGCATGGTCGCAGCCTATGTGCAGGAGGCGCGCCACATGATGGATGCAGGCAGCCCGCTATGCCACAGGCTACCGGGGCGCATCGGCTGGGAATTGCGCTGCGTGGTGCAAGGGGGCCTGCGCATCCTAGACAAGATTGAGGCCATGGGATGCATGAGCTGGCGTATCCGCCCTGTGCTCACAGCGTGGGACGTGCCCGTCATACTGGGCAGGGCCTGGGGAATGAAAAAACCCCCGTTGGCCTAG